A region from the Halobacillus mangrovi genome encodes:
- a CDS encoding sugar ABC transporter permease gives MKRNRGKTLQLTLSYLVIAVMCVIILYPILWIVGSSLNPGNSLSGSSMIPSDATFKHYKELFNPAESDYLIWYWNTLKICILTMVLSVILVCLTAYSFSRFRFIGRKNGLMTFLILQMIPNFAALIAIYALANLTGLIDTHLSLILVYTGGAIPMNTYLMKGYLDTIPRELDESARMDGAGNFRIFWQIVMPLAKPMIAVICLFTFITPFTDFILARILLRTDEKLTLAVGLYEMISDQFGNEFTLFAAGSVLIAVPISILFLSLQKYFVSGLTAGGTKG, from the coding sequence ATGAAGAGAAACAGAGGAAAAACACTACAGCTGACGTTGTCCTATTTAGTGATTGCGGTTATGTGCGTGATTATTTTGTATCCGATTTTGTGGATCGTCGGGTCTTCTCTTAACCCAGGGAACAGTTTATCCGGGTCATCCATGATCCCATCGGATGCAACCTTCAAGCATTATAAGGAATTATTCAATCCTGCAGAAAGTGATTATCTAATTTGGTATTGGAATACACTGAAAATTTGTATTCTAACCATGGTTCTTTCCGTCATTCTTGTTTGTTTAACGGCCTATTCTTTTTCAAGGTTCCGTTTTATCGGCAGAAAGAATGGATTGATGACATTCTTAATTCTGCAAATGATCCCGAACTTTGCGGCTTTGATCGCTATCTATGCTTTGGCTAACTTGACTGGGTTAATTGACACACACTTGTCCCTCATCCTTGTTTACACAGGTGGAGCGATACCGATGAACACGTATCTAATGAAAGGATATTTAGACACAATTCCTAGAGAGCTCGATGAATCTGCTCGAATGGACGGAGCGGGAAACTTCCGGATCTTCTGGCAAATTGTCATGCCACTTGCAAAACCGATGATTGCCGTTATCTGCTTGTTTACCTTCATTACGCCATTTACAGACTTTATCCTGGCGCGAATTCTTCTGCGTACGGATGAGAAACTTACGCTTGCCGTTGGTCTATATGAAATGATTTCTGATCAGTTCGGTAATGAGTTTACATTGTTTGCTGCAGGTTCTGTGTTAATCGCGGTCCCAATCTCGATTCTTTTCTTATCCCTGCAAAA
- a CDS encoding carbohydrate ABC transporter permease → MGENENQYQSNHRKIALALSIIPGLGQIYNKQLIKGIVFLILTASFVIAFKDLIQFGFWGLITLGIDPAYDHSITLLVEGILTVIVTILGLGIYIFNLRDAFKVGKQRDRNENPNSIRQQYHNLVGAGFPYLMMTPGFLLLIFVVIFPILFVVLLSFTNYDLYHSPPASLVDWVWFKNFIEIFSIPIWRETFFSVLAWTVIWTFGATTLQIALGIFLAVLMNQKEIKFQKIFRTIFILPWAVPAFVSILVFAGMFNETFGTINNDILAIFGLGDIPWLTNPVYTKIALIMIQTWLGFPFIFAMVTGVLQSIPNELYEAAEVDGATIIQKFKNITLPLVLYATAPILITQYTFNFNNFNVIFLFNGGGPAVPGQNAGGTDILISWIYSLTMTSAQYGKAAAITMILSLIVIAVALWQFRRTKSFQEEDMM, encoded by the coding sequence ATGGGGGAGAATGAAAACCAATACCAGTCAAATCATAGGAAAATAGCTTTAGCGCTATCGATTATTCCAGGGCTCGGACAGATCTATAATAAGCAGTTGATTAAAGGGATAGTCTTTCTCATTTTGACAGCATCTTTTGTCATTGCTTTTAAGGATTTAATCCAGTTCGGATTCTGGGGGCTAATCACTCTTGGAATCGATCCCGCCTATGACCATTCCATTACGCTTTTGGTAGAAGGGATCTTGACGGTTATCGTCACCATACTAGGATTAGGCATTTACATTTTTAACTTAAGAGATGCTTTCAAAGTGGGCAAGCAAAGGGATAGAAATGAAAATCCGAACTCGATTCGTCAGCAATATCACAATTTGGTTGGAGCCGGATTCCCATACTTAATGATGACCCCAGGGTTTTTATTGTTAATCTTTGTTGTTATTTTCCCGATTCTTTTCGTTGTTTTACTGTCGTTTACAAACTATGATTTATACCATTCACCTCCTGCAAGTCTAGTAGACTGGGTCTGGTTCAAGAACTTCATTGAGATCTTTAGTATTCCAATTTGGCGTGAAACGTTCTTCAGCGTTTTAGCATGGACAGTTATTTGGACATTTGGGGCGACTACACTCCAAATTGCTTTAGGAATTTTCCTGGCCGTTCTGATGAATCAGAAAGAAATCAAGTTCCAAAAAATCTTCCGTACCATTTTCATTTTGCCTTGGGCAGTTCCAGCCTTCGTTTCCATTCTAGTTTTTGCTGGAATGTTTAATGAGACGTTTGGAACGATTAACAATGATATCCTTGCTATTTTTGGGTTAGGGGATATCCCGTGGTTAACGAATCCTGTTTATACAAAAATTGCTCTGATTATGATTCAGACATGGCTGGGCTTTCCGTTCATTTTTGCCATGGTTACAGGGGTCCTTCAATCGATCCCGAATGAGCTGTATGAAGCGGCTGAAGTGGATGGAGCTACGATTATTCAGAAGTTCAAGAATATTACGCTTCCACTTGTCCTTTATGCCACAGCTCCGATTTTGATTACGCAATACACGTTTAACTTTAATAACTTTAATGTAATCTTCCTTTTCAATGGCGGAGGACCTGCAGTACCCGGACAAAACGCAGGAGGTACAGATATCTTGATCTCTTGGATCTATTCCTTGACGATGACTTCTGCCCAGTACGGAAAAGCTGCAGCTATCACGATGATTCTATCGTTAATCGTTATTGCTGTCGCGCTATGGCAGTTTAGAAGAACGAAATCATTCCAAGAAGAGGATATGATGTAA